The Cellulomonas flavigena DSM 20109 DNA segment CAAGACGACCGCTGTCAAGGACGTCGTCGCGTACGTCGTGGCCGACCCGGCCACGGACCCGCGGCGCGTCGTGCTGCTGCCCGTCCAGCGCACGCTCGAGGACGGGACCCTGGCAGCCCTCGACTCCGCCGACCTGGCGACGGTCGTGCGCACCCCGACCCGCACGGGCGCCCCGGCGTGCGACGGCCGGCGCGTCCTGGTCATCGACGAGGTCGGCGCGACCCCGGGCTGGCCGGGCGTGCTCGCCGACGCCCGTCGCCGGGGCGACCAGGTGCTGGCCACCACCTCGGTGCTCGACCTCGCCGACCTGGGGGCGCTGGAGGCGGCCTGCCCCGCGGGCACCGTCGCGGTCCGCCGCCTCAACCCGTCGAGCATGTCGGAGCTGCTCATCGCCCGGCCGGACGCCGACGTGGACGTCGTGCGCGCGGAGTTCCTGCGGCACGGCGGACTGCCGCGCGCGGTCGCGGAGCACCGTGACCTCGGCGACGTCGGCGGGGAGTTCGTGTCCCGGCTCGCGCAGGGCATGCACCGCGACGTGTGCCGAGGCTCGGACGAGTGCCCGCTCGACGTGCTGCTCGCGGCCGTCTGCGCGACGACAGGCCGCTTCGTCGAGCCCGAGCCGCTCGCCCGCATGCTCGGGCGGTCGACGGCCGACGTGGGCCTGCTGCTGGAGCGGCTCGAGCAGGCGCAGGTGCTCGACCCGCGGCGGGGGCTCGTCGACCCGCTCCTGCACCGCCTGCCGTCGCTCCTCGCACCCGAGCGCCACGCGCCGCCGTCGGTGCAGCACATCGCGACGTTCTCGCACTGACGCCCGCGCGACGACACCCGGTCCCGGCGGGACCCGCCGCGTCGCGGCAGGGTTCGGTGGCGTCAGAAGCCGACCGACGGCGCCTGGCGGACCTGCGGGTCGTCGGCCTCGAAGTACTCGGCGCGCGTGAACTTGAACATGTTGGCGATGACGTTGGCGGGGAACGTCTCGACCTTGGTGTTCAGCGTGCGGACGTTCGCGTTGTAGAACCGGCGACCGGCCGCGATGCGGTCCTCGGTGTTCGCGAGCTCGGCCTGCAGCTGCTGGAAGTTCTCGCTCGCGCGCAGCACGGGGTAGTTCTCGGCGACGGCGAACAGTCGGCCCAGCGCGGAGCTGAGCGCGTTCTCCTGCACGGCCTGCTGCGCGGGGCTGTCGACGGGTCCCGCGGCGGCGGCACGGGCACGGGTGACCTCGTCGAAGACGTTGCGCTCGTGCGCCGCGTAGCCCTTGACCGTCTCGACGAGGTTGGGGATGAGGTCGTGGCGGCGGTGCAGCTCGACGTCGATCTGGCGCCAGGACTCCTGCACGAGGTTCCGCAGCCGGACGAAGCCGTTGTACTGCGCGACCGCCCACAGCAGGACGATCACGACGACGGCCGCGACGACGATCAGGGCGATGGTGCCACCGGTCACGAGGACTCCTTGGTGTCGGGTCAGGCGCCGATCGTACCGGCGGCCGGGTCGTGCCCGTGGTCCTGCCAGACGTGCCGCGGGACGGCGTCGGCGATCGCGCCGAGCAGCATCAGGCGGGCCGCGATGCGGTCGACGTCCGTCCGCCCACGGTCCCACGTGAGCAACCACCGCCCCTCGAGCCGCCAGGGCAGCCCGCGCGAGTCCTCCCGCAGCAGCCGCTCCATGAGACGCGGGTGCAGGACCGCGTGCGCCGTGCGCTCGTCGGCCGACGACACGCGGTACTCGCGGTTGAACTCCTCGAGCTCGAGCTGCAGGTCCTTGCCGCCGACGAGCTTGATGACGGCGGCCCCGAGCCCCTCCGGAGTGACCTCCAGACGCGGGAGACGTGCCGGCAGGTGCAGGGCGACCACGTGCGCGTGCTTGGTCTGCCGGTTCTTGCCCGACCCGACGACCCAGGTGTAGGTGAACGACACCGCGTGCCGCCCCTGCCACGGGCGGTCCAGCACCTCGGACGCCGAGTGCGCGTCACCCGCGTCGAACGGCGTACCCGACTGCAGGCGCAGCAGGCTGCTGTCGTAGCGCTCGTAGTGCCAGCCGTTGAGCCGGCCCCAGTCCGCGAGCCGCTGGTGACGCCGGTCCTGGACGTGGTTCGCGACCTTGACGACGACGAACATGAGGCCGACGAGGACCAGCACGGTGCCCACCGCGGAGAGGTCGACGCCCATGCGTGGGCGGAACACCAGCACGAACACGAGCACCTGGACGGCCGCGACGGCGAAGAACACGGGCCGGCTGATCCGCAGCCCGCGACGCCGCGGGGCCGCTGCCGCGTCCTGCGCCTGCGCCGCGACCCAGGGCCGCTCGGGACGCGCCGGTGGCGCCACGCTCACGCCAGGCCGAGGTCGGTCAGGTCGAGCAGGTGGTGGTACGGCACGCCGAGCGCCTCGATGACCTCGCGTGCGCCGGTCCCGCGGTCCACGATCGTCGCGACGCCGACGACCTCGCCGCCCGCCTCGCGCACGGCCTGCACCGCCGTGACGGGTGAGCCGCCCGTGGTCGAGGTGTCCTCCACGACGACGACGCGCCGCCCCGCCACGTCGGGACCCTCGATGCGGCGCTGCATGCCGTGCGCCTTGGCCTCCTTGCGCACGACGAACGCGTCGAGGTCCTGGCCGCGTGAGGCCGCCGCGTGCAGCAGCGCCGTGGCGACCGGGTCGGCACCGAGCGTCAGCCCGCCGACCGCGTCGATCTCCGCGGTGCCGAGCCCGGCCTCCTCGAGCATGTCGAGCATGAGGTGACCGATGAGGGGTGCGGCGCGGTGGTGCAGCGTCGCGCGACGCAGGTCGACGTAGTAGTCGGCCTGCTTGCCGGAGGACAGCGTGACCCGGCCGTGCACGACGGCGAGGTCACGGACGAGGGCGATGAGCTGGTCGCGGGGCGCGGCGGCGGTGGCGTCGGTCACGGCGGCAGGCTACCGGCCGGGGCCTCCGACACGGCCGCGCGTCCACAGGCGCCCGATGCCCTGGTCAGCCCGTGACCCGCACCTCGACGCGGCGGTTGAGCGCGCGCCCGGACGGGTCGTCCAGCCCGTCGGTCGTCTCCTCCGCCACCGGCTGCGCGCTGCCGTGACCCGTGACGGTGAGCACCAGGTCCGGACGGGCGGCCGTGAGCGCGTCGGCGACGGCCTGCGCCCGAGCCTGCGACAGCGGCACGTTGACGGCGTCGCCGCCGAGCCCGTCGGTGTGCCCGTCGACCGCCACCGCGGCGCCCTGCGGCAGGGCGGCGGCGAGCTCACCGATCTTCCCTGCCGCACCGGGCGCGAGCTCGGCGCTGTCGAAGGCGAACAGCAGGTCCGACGTGAGCGTCGTGACGCCCTGCGCCTCGCGCGCGAGCTCCCGCACGGACTTCTCGCGGACGAGCGCGAGCGGCCCGCCCACGAGCTGCAGCTCTCCCCCGCCGAGCCGTAGCGTGGCGCGCGCGATCATGTCGGGCGTCACCGGCGTGCGGGCGAGCTCGGCCCACGGCGGCTCGCCGGACGCCGCGGACGCGGGCCCGGCGGCGGCGACGACGCACAGGGCGGTCAGCGCGACCGCCGCACCGCGCCGCACCCTGCCGGCGGTCACGAGCCCGTCCGCGCGGTCACCCCGGTGAAGGCCGGGAGCCCCTCGGCGATGAGCACGTCGAGCGAGCCGCCCTCGGTGTCCGGCGCGGGCAGCGCCGCCCAGCCCTCGAGCGTCGAGCCGTTGCGCATCCTGGTCGAGAGGACGTTGACCGGCGACGCGAGCATCGACGCCCGGCACTCCTGGCGGTCCAGCGTGCCGCCGTTCCAGTCCCCCTTGACGCACAACGGCATGAACGCCTGCAGGTGCGTGGTGTCGGTGACGACCGGGGTCGGCTCGATACCGAGGTCGAACAGCGTCATCTCCTCGTCCTCGCCGCGTTCGGGCGCCTCCCACCGAAGGGCCCACCGCAGGCTGAGGACCTCGGCGTCGACACGGACGTCGCGCAGGATCAGCGTGACCTGGCCGCCCGCGACCTCGCCGCCGGCGGGCGTGTCGACCGTCTGCTCGGCGAGCACCTGCTCCGCGACGTCGTCGACGGGTGGCGCCTGCTCCTCGCCCGCCCCGCCACCGGCCGGCGAGGCCAGGTCGCTGGTCGCGGCGGGCGTCGGCTCGTCGTCACCCGTGCAGGCCGACGTCAGGACGACGGCGCCGGCCACGGCCAGGGCAGCCAGGGCACGACGCATCGGGGGGCGGGACGGCAGGGGACGGGACGAGGGCATGCGGGACCTCCGGGGCGACGGGTGCTGGTCCGTCACGCTACCCGGGGAGACGGAAGCGGGACGAACCGGTCAGGCTCGGGTCGCCCGGACGGCGGACCGCCGGAGGGGGCGTCCTCAGTCGCGC contains these protein-coding regions:
- a CDS encoding LemA family protein; this translates as MTGGTIALIVVAAVVVIVLLWAVAQYNGFVRLRNLVQESWRQIDVELHRRHDLIPNLVETVKGYAAHERNVFDEVTRARAAAAGPVDSPAQQAVQENALSSALGRLFAVAENYPVLRASENFQQLQAELANTEDRIAAGRRFYNANVRTLNTKVETFPANVIANMFKFTRAEYFEADDPQVRQAPSVGF
- a CDS encoding DUF3137 domain-containing protein; the protein is MSVAPPARPERPWVAAQAQDAAAAPRRRGLRISRPVFFAVAAVQVLVFVLVFRPRMGVDLSAVGTVLVLVGLMFVVVKVANHVQDRRHQRLADWGRLNGWHYERYDSSLLRLQSGTPFDAGDAHSASEVLDRPWQGRHAVSFTYTWVVGSGKNRQTKHAHVVALHLPARLPRLEVTPEGLGAAVIKLVGGKDLQLELEEFNREYRVSSADERTAHAVLHPRLMERLLREDSRGLPWRLEGRWLLTWDRGRTDVDRIAARLMLLGAIADAVPRHVWQDHGHDPAAGTIGA
- the pyrE gene encoding orotate phosphoribosyltransferase, translating into MTDATAAAPRDQLIALVRDLAVVHGRVTLSSGKQADYYVDLRRATLHHRAAPLIGHLMLDMLEEAGLGTAEIDAVGGLTLGADPVATALLHAAASRGQDLDAFVVRKEAKAHGMQRRIEGPDVAGRRVVVVEDTSTTGGSPVTAVQAVREAGGEVVGVATIVDRGTGAREVIEALGVPYHHLLDLTDLGLA
- a CDS encoding AAA family ATPase gives rise to the protein MRNSELATVLRAANPWWSRRRRASWVLDDAELVARARHEWAPATATARTVLATVPAGARTGTVTLLVGPRGVGKTTAVKDVVAYVVADPATDPRRVVLLPVQRTLEDGTLAALDSADLATVVRTPTRTGAPACDGRRVLVIDEVGATPGWPGVLADARRRGDQVLATTSVLDLADLGALEAACPAGTVAVRRLNPSSMSELLIARPDADVDVVRAEFLRHGGLPRAVAEHRDLGDVGGEFVSRLAQGMHRDVCRGSDECPLDVLLAAVCATTGRFVEPEPLARMLGRSTADVGLLLERLEQAQVLDPRRGLVDPLLHRLPSLLAPERHAPPSVQHIATFSH
- a CDS encoding OmpA family protein, producing the protein MTAGRVRRGAAVALTALCVVAAAGPASAASGEPPWAELARTPVTPDMIARATLRLGGGELQLVGGPLALVREKSVRELAREAQGVTTLTSDLLFAFDSAELAPGAAGKIGELAAALPQGAAVAVDGHTDGLGGDAVNVPLSQARAQAVADALTAARPDLVLTVTGHGSAQPVAEETTDGLDDPSGRALNRRVEVRVTG